In Salvia miltiorrhiza cultivar Shanhuang (shh) chromosome 4, IMPLAD_Smil_shh, whole genome shotgun sequence, the DNA window GTCATTTATTTTTCCATATATGAagaatagatatatatatatatatatatatgcacgtTTTACGAGACATTTTCATGTTGTAGTTTATTCATGATTTGACTTTTACCACATATGTCTAAATCATATCAccattgattttttattttttttgcaatgACAAGTTTTGTGAGACAATCCTAACTTCAcctatttaatattaaaataatatttaatactACTTAATTACGAATGATTCGATTTgtgatttataattaatatggaGTATTTGTTCataatcaataaaaaaattaccgaatgatacgaattttaataatatgtgaGTGAAGTAAGATTTTACTTTAAACGTGAGTTGTATAGATCCCATAAATATTAATAGAATTGACAAAGTTTTTATGTAtaaatcgaaaaaaaattatatcaaattatatttttttgtggagGGGAGAATATACATTATTCGATGGTGAAATTGAAGGTGAGGGGTTAATTTAAAGAGCTGCAGGGGCTGCACGTGGAGTTGCAACCCTACTTCGCATCTAATCTTCaatcatatttaaataaaaaaatgggaTCTCAAATGATTGATGAATAAAGAGAACGCTTGTTCGCTTAGCCAACCACACTTTTTTTGCCCAAAATATCTTCTATACTCCTATATTTttccagatttttttttatatcattttttgtttttcaattcaaaatattgatttagcccgggcggacacatgatctagtcACTCAtcgatcatatgtactcttgactgatagatGTCAAATTATTGACTTTTATGACttatagctgtcaaatcggtcaaatgtgtaagactttcataAAAACCCAAGTAAACTcgtcaacatcaaagggtaaaataggtacttgatataattagggcataaaattcttaagtttataaagtaagacatttttcatatacaacaaaaggaatatgacatttttgcctattaatcCAAACAAAAATACCAAACCCAATCAAAAACCGATAAaccgaaatttatttttaaagaaatagAACTAGTACCGAATTAAATTTTGTCGTCTAATTAATCATTACATTCTAGATTAACAAGCAATCATTAGGTTAACATTAAGTTTTGTGGCGGTGCCATGCACGGgacattattaaaaaaaatattttttatatttaaaatttaattatttaataaaagtatatgagtataaaaaaaattaaattgtagCCAACTAACTTGACCTAAATCTTTTTGACACGATTATTAAGGAAAGTAAGATTATAGTATAAAGTAGTGTACAAATATGTGGGTTCATATCTATTGTACTGAAAATTTATTACTTAAAAACGAAATATGTCAAGTCGAATGAGAcgactcaaaaagaaaaataggtcTAGTaaagtgggacagagggagtacaataTATGAATTGTAGCAACTATTGTTCGTcctttgaaataaaaattatcaaagaTATTGTTGAagtatgatgattgatgagtaagTACTTAAAACGAcacattttatttgattttaaaataatttttgagGAATGTATCTTCAAATAGATCGATAGATGCATAACCATTGTTATCTCACAATTCAATATGAATATTCCTTCAACTCATTGTACTCATATTTTGAAGTctcatatttttaattaatcacCACATTGTGCAATTGAGCCATATGTTAACTAAATGTTCAAGAAAGcatgtataaaaaataaataaatatgttaaaagTCCATGTGTATAATCACAAATTTTATAAACATTAATATTGTAATAATTTGTTTACgtttattgaatattttatatacatttaCTGAATATTTGTGATCATTTTGTATATTTGTATAACTGACACCTCTAATATATTTAAgagataaaaattaattaaactaatatgTATTATCTCTGTCTAATTAATAATGACACTTTTTATGGGCACGTTAAGAAGGAAGTGTTTAAGGTGTGTAAAGTAAATGTGGACAACTTGTAAGAGTTGTAAGATAAGTTTGTGGTGTAAAATAAGTGAAAACCACTAATTTAGACTTTAAAATAAGTTGGATATGAAATTAAGGAATAATGTGGACcttaattatttgtatttttaaaatgtGTAATTATCAGTGAgacaaacaaaaatgaaaagtgaGTCAATATTATTGTATTAAGAGGACTGAGGGAGTACTTTAATTGGATAAGagaaaaaattacaaaagaaaaaatatacgcATGATCCAATGTAgatgatatatataaaaaataaacaaagatattaaaataaaatatttttcagaaataataAGGTATTTTAagtgaaaaaattataatttactatttttaaaaatgaatcaccttttatatatgtgtgtgtatttatatattaaagaaTATGGTCGTTTGATTAATATCCTTCAAAGTTCAATGGAGATTAGTCTGTAAAAAACGGAATTAACCTTAGGTTTTCTATAATTGCCTTTTCCTAAACATAAATATATgatatttcatatatatttttttttaattttgcaatGATTTTTCTTCAAATAGAAGCTGAGTTGACAATAAAAAATTTCATTGTAGCTAAATTGACGATAAGAAAAAACGACACAGTATTGAAACACATCAAAATGTCGTCGTTTATAACTAAATATGAGTTTTAAATCCAAAAAGTGGCCCCAGGTGCCATCGACAAGCTCAACGATGATTTTGAAAAATTCTCCATCCATCCCATAAATACGTTGTCACAATATGAATTATTTCTCGACCATGCATGCATGGTCTTTGTACTTCAATTTGGCCGTGAATCCATTTTTTGAACTTATCGTGAATTCTACTCGATCTAccctaatttatttttcaattgaaGGATTTGTGGATTTGGAACCCATATTTAGGTATAAACGATGATGTTTTGGTGTGTTTCAATACTTTGTTGCTTTTTCTCATCGTCAATTCGACTATATTGGAATTTTCAACTACCAACTCAACTTCAGAatttaaaatcatatatatatatatatatatatatatatataatagaaaacCACTTAtttctattataaaaaaattcatatataatttttaaaaatctccaaaattcgTATATTTGCCAGCAAATGTTCCAAACATCAAATTATGGAGATTGCATTAGAAAAGCTGAAGTAAAGACCCATCAAAATGAAtgcatatatatcaaatatggTTAGGGGAGAGAGAGCCCAACTAATATTAAGCTAATGGGCTGAGAGTCCTCATTTGAATGGATGTGCAGTCCAACATCTGCCCAAATGCAAAATTTATCAAGCTAATGACTTTTGTTATATTTGAGGTTTTCCCAATTCTTTAACAATTCATATTAATTAGGCCCATAACCACTCATCAACACCATCACAAGTATTTTTTTGACGAAGATCACGATGAGAAATATTATTAAAAGTAAGggttaattatttataattttttttttcaaattttaattttacatataaatttttaaatatagcATGATAATTAGTGAACTattgatttaatttgattttataaaatttcaaccaAATTTACTGTTGATATGACTATTCCAAATAATTGACTTGGCATAATCTACAAGGAAATAAAATGACGTTTGTGGTGGCATATTAAAGCCACTATTCAAAGTATGCAAAATCAGTAGTATTATTCTGTTAGTCATGTCAGTAGTAAATTTGACCGAAATCTTGATTAGTAGTAAAATCATATTAAATCAATAGTTCAATAATTACCATACTACTCCATATTTTACAGTTTATATACAAAATCAGAATTTCATAAAAGTTCAATAGGTAACCCTAAAAGTAAAGGATAATTGCTTGCTTATTTAATCAAGACTTTtgctatatttttaaaattagacataatttttatattatttcaatatTGACTCCATATTTTGATTTAtaaattttccatttttttgggGAGAACTTTACCAACTAATTGTTACTTGATACTCTCTTCAAAAAATCTAGCACTATTTAGCGTTACAACAAATCTAGCGTTTTTGACAATTGTCCAAAAACATAATCACGTTTTTTAATTACCATACTAACCTCTCTATGTGAAACTATCAATATTATTCAAACTTTCTCTATTAAGTATGAATAATATTTGACCAATTTTTATAGAAGGAAAGGCAGGGGCAGTTTAGGAAATTGGGATGAATTGAATGCAAATCTTGCATGTTACATACAAGGTAGCTCCAATTAAATTTTAACTAATAACTTCTGCTTGCCGTTTTACACAAAAATATAACTTCAAATATAATTCAGAATCTTGGATGCATATATAGTTCtttacaaacacacacacacacacaccccacacCGTTTCACATTTATAAAGAAAATACAATAcacatataaattaaattaaatatatatatgcagtGGGTGAAGGAATGCTTGTCACCTACTCATAGCTTTCCCCTCTGCAGACACACTTTTACTGCGTGCTTCAATATGGAGAGGCACAGATGCAAAGTTTGCTTCAGAAATTTCGGTGATGGAAGAGCTCTAGGTGGCCACATGAGATCTCACTCCATGAATTCCTCCAAACAAGTCGAGGAAACGCACTCGTGTTCCTCGTCGCGAGGCGAAGTCGTCGAGAATCGAGAAGACGGCGAGACGGCGCCGTCGTCGAAAATTAGGGCAAGAGAAATTACTAATTACGAGGAGCGATCGCCGTTGAGTTCGGTTTCGGACACGGCTACCGAAGAAGATGTCGCTCGTTGTTTGATGATGCTGTCGAGAGACAGATGGGAGAGACGAAATGAGaatgacgacgacgacgacgacgacgaagaAGATTCGGGTCATCTTCGTAAAGCAAAAGGGCTAAGGTGGTAATTAGAGGGAAATACAAATGTGAAAAGTGTAACAAGTTGTTTAAGTCTTATCAAGCTCTCGGTGGCCATAGGGCTAGTTATAACAAGAAGATTAAAACTGACGTGGCGGCTCGGTTTTCGAGTGgcccggcggcggcggcggcggcggcggcggcggtggaggagaaaGTGCATGAGTGCCCTTTTTGTGATAGGGTTTTTGCATCAGGGCAGGCGTTGGGAGGGCACAAGAGGTCACATTTTAGGGGTGCATCGAGTGTGAGAATAATTTCAAGAATTGGTGAAAATTTAGACATTGATTTAAATCTCCCTGCTCCTGTTGATGATGGTGAGCAATGATCGATGTTGAAATGTTTTTAATgaaatcaaatttttttttttttggatggtTAATGAGATTATTATTGATTATTACGAATGGGAATTTGGTTCTAAGTTGGTCAAATGTGTTTCCACATCTTTCGAGAGTTGAATTTGACTGTGGTTAGATTTTTAATGATAGTGTTAATTTAACACTCCCTCCGTCTAATTAGTAGTGTTTCATTTCTTTTGAGCACAGAAATTAagtgtgtagaaagtagataaagtgggttgatgaaaattatttaaatattaggtatattGAGAGAGAatattgccataaaaggaatgAGACACTAGGACACTattaatgggacgaagggaataaTAATTCTTGGAATTTTTTTGACATGACTTTATTACAGTTCAGTTACTTAATTGATTTTACTAGTCTAACTTAATTTTGATTTGTAACTGaatttatgtaaaaaaaaaaggagtcGCTTTTAAAGAAAGAATggtaaacatcattaaaacccCTGAATTACACCCAATTTATCAAAAATGccctgaaactttcgaaatgtttTCTAaatcctcaaactatcaggtttttatcaaatatatcctgcatttattttttggttagcagaaacgtgatgtggctcgtcggatgccacaaagtaatttatattctattttttttaaaatgacatggaaaaaataacttcgtttcgtaccatattctaccgtgtttatccctaattaTAGGTTactagcgtgaatttcaaacacgatgggagtgaattttgaatttcagagtggattttttaaaaatgatatgatacgaaacgacgtcgtttttgccattgcatttaaaaaaaagaatataaattatattgtggcatccgacgagccacatcacgtaTTTGGTGATcggaaaatagatgcgggatatatttgataaaaatctgataatttgagggtttaaagaatattttaaaatttttagggtatttttgataaagcgggtatagttcaggggttttcatgatatttacccaagaAAGAAAATTGCATCTTAAAGGAAGTTAGAGCAAAAAAACAGAATATTCAGTGGAAAGAAAAAAGGTAAAGTTCCCACTTCGCCATTGGTGTCATCGTCAATGTTAATGGGAATAAAATTACTCTctattttgatttattattattaaattcgaGTTCAAGATTTAAATAATGAAATAGTAAAATTAGCTCGTCAAATATGAAGCAAAAGTGATATTCTTGATTATATTTGGTGAGGAGAGACTCTTTTGGTGCCTTAACTTTATCGTTTGGATTAGGCCATTCGATAAAGGTGGAATATTCAGGCTTATATATGAGGAAACATCTATCAATTACCCCTGCTCTGAGAGTATTTTGACCAATTCGTCGGGGACACATTTTCATATCATTGTTAAGTTGGAAACGCTCGTCTCACATTTTCCACAAGTTTGTTAGGATATTCGAATGCTAATCAAAGAGAAAGAGACATATAAAGTGGTCCTCCACAAGGCTTTTATATGCGGAACATATATGCATACGTTTATGAGTTCTGACTCAAGAATGTTCTACGACATATCTATCTTAGTGAACACGAGACGTGTGTATCTATCTGACTTAGGTACGCTCGTAGCCATGATCTATCTCTCGAATTTACTCTTTAGAATTATACTCTTGAAATATCATCCATTGATATATGACTTTCTAGCACCTAAAATAGTCTTTATTGTGCCCTATTATGGACTATGCtgttcttcaaatcaaatagTTATTTGGGCTAAATACTAGCATGCTGTATTATTCCTCATttatttttcctctttttaTATTGTGTTACGTCAAATatattagttaaaattaatttttattatatttataaatatagtactatcaattttatataaatatagaattaTAAAGGATATTTTCCTGTGCATTGCACGAGATGcaaatattagtattttctaaTCGGAAAAGaaacattttattaattgaattataTTTAGAGTTATAAATTAATGTTTCGAAGCTTTAGTTGCAATTATGAATATTGAATGCATAGctatttttttttgacaaaactCAACACTAAAgcacaattaatttaatttatttatccaAACCAAAAAAGTACAATTGATTTAATTTTGCATTTAACCTTATCGCCGAACTCGGGAAAACGGCTGATAAAAGTAGCCAAATAGGGATGGCTATTGCCTATTGGTGGGATATCTCAATCGGCTCATCCAATTAATcgaaaaataactataattgtTAGTAGTATAGTAATAAGTACTATgataaaatgaataattttattatttctaatAACTATTGATATGCTTCTTTTCAAATGATATTTATTTTcgtgttattttttttaatcgatataatttatgtaataacgcatatttatttttgtatttcttttttatcCATATAATTTATGTACCAACGCTATGTGAGGTGTAAGCAAATAATCAAAATTGGATAATTGAATCGATCCAAActgaaatattaaaatattattcaattttttgatcacttggattttatttttcaaaggaAGTTCCGTTCGATTTGGTTCTGTAAAAATCGAaaatcgaattatatttatataataatatattaatatatatatataatttatatttatatatatacatattgatatataattttgatattaaatctaatttaattttacttttttcttaatttttaattctttttgatttttttttaattatttttttcaaattattttaattttttaattcgatccgatttttttttttaaattaaatactccctccatcttgTAAGAGTGCAtcacataatattttttattttcgtctgtcccataagagtgtatcACTTCTATTTTGGGACATGACTCAACAATCTCTTTTTAATCACAATCACTCATTTCAACATAACCCACAATCAATTAAACCACAATCACTTATTTTCACTGAACACTTTATCTaccaattttttattaaaacccgcaCCATCCCTTATATGATACACTATAAATTTGATAATGatttgattttattaaaaagatcGACCAAAAAATCGTATGGCCATCCCTATACGTGATGATGCCCGTCGAATCAGATTAGACCGTTGATGGAatcccctcttttttttttttttttttttttgcttttaaaTAAAACCATCTTACACGATAAAAAGGGTatataaaatactaaaatattttcattGCTTCCGTTGCCAATGCCATGAACTGAACGAAAATTGTATTTGCACGATCACAATAAACCATGAATTACTTTGTGCCTCACGAATTCGATCCCTCTTCTCAAAACCATGGATCTTATGATCAATTCACGTATAATTCGAATTCTTATTCATATTCCTACCCAAACCCCCAATTCAGCAGTAGCATTCATCCATATTCTTACCAGAATCCCTATGTACAACCATCACAGCACGAAGAACAAGAGCCTAACCCACCTGGGGTgacgccaccgccgccgccgcggccGATGCCAGAAATGTGCCGGAATTCGTATTATCAATACCAAGCTCAGGCCGCCGCCGCTGGTGTTCCGACTGCGGGTCCACAGCCGGCGCCGGTGGATGCCGGCGTCCAGACGGTGATTCATCAGCCGGTGTGGATTTTTTTCCCATTAATatcttattttttgaattttctttctgtttattaaaaaattaaaagaaaattgtgTGCTGTAGTTGCTCATCGTATTATTTGTTGTTTTGTGAAGTTATGACCTAGCTTGTTTTTAATGCTGTTGTTCCTTTAGATATATGAGTGTAGATACAATGAAAAATTTATGGATGAATTCTTATTGAGATTTAAGTCTGCTGAAATTCGAGATATGCTTAAAAACCTGTCTTATCAATGTCTTACGCACGAATTGTTAGGATGAACAGTCAGCAGCAGGGAATATTGAGCCTCAAAGAATTGTAGCAGAGAGCATGCTATGCATAAGAGTATAAGACGATGATAATTGAGAAGTTGTTTAAGATGCATTATGCAAATTGGATGCCATCTGCGTGGTTTTGGAATTTCGTCTCTGTAGTTTATCTTCTTGTGACATGTCGTTTGTGTATAAGTTTGATCTGTCCCTTACAGTTGGATAAGTAATAGAAACGATAGGATTTTGACATGTCCTAGTTGTGAAATTGTGAAGGGGGTTGAAATGGTTGATTTCGTATGTTGGATTTCATTCTGGATTGATGTCTAACAATGTGCTAGTCTTTTAGCTAGTTATTTGAATTTGACTACAAGCTTGTTTTCTGGCTAATCAATCGAGGCTGTGCAACTCCAAGTTGACAGTGTTCTGCTAAGCTGATCATGCTTCGTAACCGTCTTTTCTACATAACATTAACTTCAATTAGGATCTCGGAAGTTGGTGCTTTATGCGAGAAACTATTGGTTCATGATAGTTATAATTAGctgagtagaaaagctttcatTAAGCTGGACAAGTTGATAGTTATGCCTGAGCTTAAAGTACTGCCTAAATTGAAAGCTGCTCAAGCTCATGGCGAACCAAATCACTCATTGTCCGTTGTCAACATGAAACCTCAAAGAAACAGCCCCCGTTGTACAGCTCAATTTTTTATACGTTGGTTCATCTGTCCTGAAGTTGTTTTTGTCCTTTGCAGAAGAAGTAGTCACAAGCGCTGGGAAGATTTCACAATTCAGTAAATGTGTATTCGTCTTTCCTTTAGATAGTTCTTGTTCCTCTATGGTCAGGTTGGTCGATGATGTCCTGCTGTTGAGCATCATTCATTATTTGAGCTTTTTCTTAATGGAAAATTGAAGACTTAAACTTTTGAAgcactcaatattttttttattacatatCTGCAAAATATTAGGTGTTGTCTGTTGCTGAAGACATAAAGTAGACAGGTTGGACAATGTGGCTGCAACTCTTATACTTTTCTTATTATGCAAGCACAAGGTTATAGAAAACTTTACTTTTCTTCTCCTTTATTTCATTTTTGAGCTTATAATTGGTGTTACCGGACCAATTTATTTGTGACTCAATTCTTTTTCTGTCTGTCAGTTAACTGCATGGTTGTCACTTCTTAGTTGATATTATTCTTGTCATATGCTTGAAGGGTATGTAAAACTAAATTCTCATTTATGATCTCAATGAAATGTTTAGCTAGAGCCTATGACTTCTTGCAGTTCAGGGTATTCACCACCACTTTTCAATAAGCGCTGAGCGTTTGATAATTCTGAGTTCCTGTCATGCGCTACAATATTAAGGATCTCATTATGCTTCTATGAGAGTCGATTAAAATGTTTCAGCATATTTTTCTACCTAATCTGCATCTGATCTTGGCAGCTTGTTCCTTTTGATAAATTGGTTTTGTTGATTTATGTATACGAACTAGCAATATACATTGAATGCAATGTTCGTGCTTTAACAACGGTTAAGATGCTGAATTCCAAGTTCAATATGTCCTACTGCCTTCCAACTTAAAAACTTTCTACCATTTGTATTTTTCGTATTGCATCTTCATGAAACTGACTGTGTTTGAATATCAAATATGTAGTACCATATCATACTATTCTGTAGACAAGAGTTAAATTTCACGGAACTTCATTAAATAACTAAACAAAGAGGCAAGAGCTTTCTCCATCTCAGTCTATTTGtaagtttatttttatcattttcatgCTTGTTTATTATTAACATTATCTATCTCATTGTGACCAAGAAAAGAAACCCTTAATTGAAGAGAATAATGTTTTAAGCATTTCTTTACACTAGCAGATAGTATTCTTGGATTCTGCCATTTATATATTTCCTTGTGTTGTGCACTTGAAAATCTGAAGTGATATGATTCTACAGATTGTACAACCCTTATACGGAGGTGTTGGCGTTATGGATGGAATAGTCCCTAGAGGAGATCCCCATACATATCTTGGTCCAAAACTCAATATCTCAAGCTCTGCATTTCGTGTTGATGGATTTGACATAGGTCATTCTCTGCCTATGAATGCAGCAACACCTTTTCAGGACCATTCAGCAACTGCCTATGGCGGAATACACATCCAAGGTGGGCCTTGTCAACCCCTGTCACAGTCAATTGGTGAACCCCATCATGGTCCCCGACCAAAGGTCTCAGGCCGGACATATCGTGTTCGTGGACGTGGCAAAGGCTGTGTACAGCGGAAGCATGCAGTGGCACCTGCTCAGGACcaaaaattattatttcaaGGCAAATCAGAAATCCAAGGAGCGGCTACACTTCCTATGGTACAGTCCGGTGCATCAAGTATTGGCCAAACACTTCTGCCTTTGCAGGCTCCAGCTCATTCGGCATCTGTTTCGCCATCTCCAAAAGTAGTGTCCTGTGAACTCTGCAAGGTTGAATGCAATACCCTTGAAGTTCTTCAACAACACGTGAatgggaaaaagcataaaaagaAACTGAAAGTGTTCGAAGAATTACAAAATCTCAACAAAAAGGTGATTAGTGGACAAGCTGATCAGACGCCTACTATTGAATTGAAGTCAGAAGTCGTCTCACAGCCTGACCGGGCTGAGGGGTCTGGGAACCAACAACTTGAACAAGAAGTTTTACCTTCTCAAGAAATTAATGAAGAAAGTAAAGTTGCAGGAGAAAAACATAAGGTGGAGGAGGTGGAACATCCCGAAGAATCAGCCAAAAAGATGAGGGTGGATCATTGTGAACGCATAGGACGTGGGTTCAAGCATAAAATGAGAGGTGGTAAGAGCAACAGAAAAATGAGGCCTTCTGATCGGCCAAAAATTTTGGTTCAGCCCCCTAAACCAAAAGAGGTTACACCTTTAGTTTGTGAATTATGTAACGTAAAGTGTGAATCTCTCGCCGTCTTTCAAAGTCATTTGGCAGGAAAGAAGCACAAATCAAAAGCCAAGCGCTTCCTAAGCCAAGAAAGATTTGGACAAGAACTTCCCCAAGCGCAAAGACCAGCAACAATGCAAGGATTCAGCGCCTACCATGTTGCTTCTGCTCAGAATGTGGATACTATGACTAGTGGTGTGGTGGATCCAGAACCACTTGTAACAAACGCTGGAGCTTCATTTCTGTTGACTACCGCTACAGGAGGAACATGGAACAAGGGACGTTCAGAAACTGGAGCAGAAATGGTAGGCGTCGCTGCTGGTTCTGAGCAGGCAGTTACATGTGGAACAGCCTTGGATGGAGGTTCTTCGTCAGAGCAGAATGTGGTAAGCATAATCCAGCCGCCTCCCAACTGACCTCTCGTTTCGAACATTGTGGAAGCAGATTTTGAGGTTCTCGCTTGAATGAGGAATGCAGCTACAACTGTTGCATCTTTTGCTATCTGCATATTTTCTTGTCTTTGAATTCTAATGACCTCATAGGTTCCATCATTTTGTATTTGGGAAAATGGTTCATCCTAATGTTGAAGTTTCAGAAATTCAAAAAGATGAGTTATAAACGTATCTGTTCTTTTTAAATAGCAATAATCtatatatttgtataaaaaCATTATGAAATAATGATACCTGCACTTTTCTGCCTAAAACTTATTGCTATGTTTGGCAACAAgtggaaatgaaaatgaattacTCGGATAAAAACTTCATCCGAGTTCTAGTTAGTGAAGTTTGTCGAGCTAAGCTTGAGCTTGATATAATTCGGCTCGTTagtttgtactccctccgtcccggcttttggtatccagttgagaacgacacggattttaataaagtgattggtgtgttgtaagtggaataagggtctcaccttttatgtgagagttaaaataattatagtggagtaagggccccacctacttttactaaaaatataaatgaataccaaaatgtggaacgacc includes these proteins:
- the LOC131023619 gene encoding LOW QUALITY PROTEIN: zinc finger protein ZAT9-like (The sequence of the model RefSeq protein was modified relative to this genomic sequence to represent the inferred CDS: deleted 2 bases in 1 codon); translation: MERHRCKVCFRNFGDGRALGGHMRSHSMNSSKQVEETHSCSSSRGEVVENREDGETAPSSKIRAREITNYEERSPLSSVSDTATEEDVARCLMMLSRDRWERRNENDDDDDDDEEDSGHLRKAKGLRWIRGKYKCEKCNKLFKSYQALGGHRASYNKKIKTDVAARFSSGPAAAAAAAAAVEEKVHECPFCDRVFASGQALGGHKRSHFRGASSVRIISRIGENLDIDLNLPAPVDDGEQ
- the LOC131020627 gene encoding uncharacterized protein LOC131020627, with protein sequence MNYFVPHEFDPSSQNHGSYDQFTYNSNSYSYSYPNPQFSSSIHPYSYQNPYVQPSQHEEQEPNPPGVTPPPPPRPMPEMCRNSYYQYQAQAAAAGVPTAGPQPAPVDAGVQTVIHQPIVQPLYGGVGVMDGIVPRGDPHTYLGPKLNISSSAFRVDGFDIGHSLPMNAATPFQDHSATAYGGIHIQGGPCQPLSQSIGEPHHGPRPKVSGRTYRVRGRGKGCVQRKHAVAPAQDQKLLFQGKSEIQGAATLPMVQSGASSIGQTLLPLQAPAHSASVSPSPKVVSCELCKVECNTLEVLQQHVNGKKHKKKLKVFEELQNLNKKVISGQADQTPTIELKSEVVSQPDRAEGSGNQQLEQEVLPSQEINEESKVAGEKHKVEEVEHPEESAKKMRVDHCERIGRGFKHKMRGGKSNRKMRPSDRPKILVQPPKPKEVTPLVCELCNVKCESLAVFQSHLAGKKHKSKAKRFLSQERFGQELPQAQRPATMQGFSAYHVASAQNVDTMTSGVVDPEPLVTNAGASFLLTTATGGTWNKGRSETGAEMVGVAAGSEQAVTCGTALDGGSSSEQNVVSIIQPPPN